From one Trifolium pratense cultivar HEN17-A07 linkage group LG1, ARS_RC_1.1, whole genome shotgun sequence genomic stretch:
- the LOC123902467 gene encoding TNF receptor-associated factor homolog 1a-like, translated as MAGVLSEESGVGKSAEGISRGQHSTGEALAEWRSSEQVENGIASTSPPYWDIDEDDGGPKPSELYGKYTWKIEKFSQITKRELRSNAFEVGGYKWYILIYPQGCDVCNHLSLFLCVANHDKLLPGWSHFAQFTIAVVNKDPKKSKYSDTLHRFWKKEHDWGWKKFMELSKVYDGFVDTSDNLIIKAQVQVIREKSDRPFRCLDCHYRRELVRVYLTNVEQICRRFVEERRSKLGKLIEDKARWSSFFAFWREIDQTSRRRMSREKTDVILKVVVKHFFIEKEVTSTLVMDSLFSGLKALEGHTSKKGCVKLLDSEEMPAPIVRVEKDMFVLVDDVLPLLERASIEPLPPKDDKGPQNRTKDGNSGEDFTKDSVERDERRLTELGRRTLEIFVLAHIFSNKIEVAYQEAVALKRQEELIREEEASWQAESDQKTKRGINEREKKSKKKQAKQKRNNKKVKDKREERTIMAVHETTQEDNAVDEKMDSNEEAQTLSEKPDAMEDISDVSDSVDGVGEMLQPDSEDRDSSPVNWDTDASEVHPPTEASNNGIGVVSSIQNGMSDKRCSSAIDDSSSTCSSDSLPSVVMIDPYKGNSFSNCKVQKSPCRGKSRGKASCDTGGWTNEIDSQPSGAAAVAGAINKESGSRKVGKNESEGAVVTLKDRLKWAEKHVVRKDEEVLSLQTKPSIKDKVEIERLTDNGCLQKAVPSSPISPPRNMSVQMKLENKTSATLDPFHVTKKSSNGSQQTDKDPSSPFASASQVTTASKTEIQKTSPARLTERYVARVPTITRPSSTPLVSGPRPTAPVVSMVQTAPPLARSVSAAGRLGPDPSLTTHSYVPQSYRNAIMGNIATSTTASLTHPSTSSSGVNPSPSYSQPSSLVSSSMFLSQNSDRMETNGVQSGVPFGRRTNDVLQNGPQWIESSQRESFRSMQYDQPSGLNGDQSHDIYRPLHSRSMGNMLTEFPACTSGRQNQALVDEFPHLDIINDLLDDEHSIGKTSRTSLGFESLGNGFHSLNRQFSFPGDLDANDDLGSSTSSCRLERSQSYHHDHGFRGGYTSSHGHFESPRDYIPQVSSVPYVNGQVDGLIPNQWQVAGSDLLYAGMRNTENNGYPYYTDYSNMACGVNGYTVSRPSNGP; from the exons ATGGCTGGGGTGTTGAGTGAGGAGTCTGGAGTGGGAAAGTCTGCGGAGGGGATTTCACGTGGGCAGCATTCTACCGGGGAAGCATTGGCGGAATGGAGGTCTTCTGAGCAGGTGGAGAACGGAATTGCGTCTACTTCTCCCCCTTATTGGGacattgatgaagatgatggtg GACCAAAACCTTCGGAGTTATATGGAAAATATACATGGAAGATAGAAAAGTTTTCCCAGATTACCAAAAGAGAACTTCGCAGTAATGCATTTGAGGTTGGAGGCTACAAATG gtatattttaatttatccaCAAGGTTGTGATGTTTGCAATCATCTCTCGCTGTTTCTGTGTGTAGCTAATCATGACAAACTTCTTCCAG GGTGGAGTCATTTTGCACAATTTACTATAGCCGTGGTCAATAAAGACCCAAAGAAATCAAAATATTCTG ACACATTGCACCGATTTTGGAAGAAGGAGCATGACTGGGGATGGAAAAAGTTTATGGAGCTGTCAAAGGTGTATGACGGATTTGTTGACACTTCTgacaatttaataataaaagcTCAAGTTCAAGTCATCAG GGAAAAATCAGACAGGCCTTTCCGTTGCCTTGATTGTCATTATAGGAGAGAACTTGTTAGGGTATATTTGACAAATGTAGAACAAATATGTCGGCGTTTTGTGGAGGAAAGACGAAGCAAGCTTGGGAAGTTGATAGAGGATAAAGCTAGGTGGTCGAG TTTCTTTGCTTTCTGGAGGGAAATTGACCAAACCTCTAGGCGCCGCATGTCTCGGGAGAAGACAGATGtaattttaaaagtagttgTGAAACACTTTTTTATTGAGAAAGAAGTCACTTCTACTTTGGTAATGGATTCCTTGTTTAGTGGATTGAAGGCTCTTGAGGGCCATACTAGCAAGAAAGGTTGTGTAAAATTGTTGGATTCTGAAGAAATGCCAGCACCTATTGTTCGTGTTGAGAAAGATATGTTTGTGCTGGTTGATGATGTTTTACCGCTTCTTGAAAGGGCTTCTATAGAACCACTCCCTCCAAAAGATGACAAGGGTCCTCAAAATCGTACAAAG GATGGAAACTCTGGGGAGGATTTCACTAAAGATTCTGTTGAGCGTGATGAAAGGCGTCTCACAGAATTAGGGCGCAGGACTTTGGAAATATTTGTCCTTGCACATATATTCAG CAACAAAATTGAGGTTGCTTATCAGGAAGCTGTTGCTCTAAAGAGACAAGAAGAACTCATTCGTGAAGAAGAGGCATCATGGCAAGCTGAAAGTGATCAGAAAACAAAACGTGGAATCAATGAGAGGGAAAAGAAGTCAAAGAAAAAACAG GCCAAACAAAAGCGGAACAATAAGAAAGTAAAGGATAAAAGGGAGGAGAGGACTATTATGGCTGTGCACGAGACAACCCAAGAAGACAATGCTGTTGATGAGAAAATGGATTCTAACGAGGAAGCTCAAACTCTGTCTGAAAAGCCTGATGCCATGGAAGATATTTCTGATGTGTCTGATTCTGTGGATGGAGTTGGTGAAATGCTTCAACCAGATTCAGAAGACAGAGATAGTAGTCCTGTTAATTGGGATACCGATGCATCAGAAGTTCATCCTCCAACTGAGGCTAGTAACAATGGCATAGGGGTTGTTTCATCCATACAAAATGGAATGTCTGATAAAAGGTGCAGCTCGGCAATAGACGATAGTTCTTCAACATGTTCTTCTGATTCATTGCCATCAGTAGTCATGATTGACCCCTACAAAGGAAACTCGTTTTCAAATTGTAAAGTCCAGAAGTCACCTTGCAG AGGTAAGAGCAGAGGCAAAGCATCATGTGACACTGGTGGTTGGACGAATGAAATAGACAGTCAGCCCTCTGGTGCTGCAGCAGTTGCTGGGGCTATTAACAAAGAGTCTGGAAGTCGTAAGGTTGGAAAAAATGAGTCTGAGGGTGCTGTCGTCACCTTGAAGGATCGGTTAAAGTGGGCTGAGAAGCATGTTGTCAGAAAG GACGAAGAGGTTCTTTCACTTCAAACCAAACCCAGCATCAAAGACAAAGTTGAGATAGAGAGACTAACTGACAACGGATGTCTGCAGAAAGCTGTGCCTTCTTCACCTATCAGTCCTCCTAGAAACATGTCTGTTCAAATGAAGTTAGAAAACAAGACAAGTGCTACATTAGATCCTTTCCATGTcaccaaaaaatcttcaaatggCTCCCAACAAACTGATAAAGATCCATCTTCCCCTTTTGCCTCTGCATCACAAGTTACAACTGCGTCCAAAACTGAGATCCAGAAGACTTCTCCTGCAAGATTAACTGAAAGATATGTAGCACGAGTGCCTACTATCACAAGACCTTCAAGTACTCCATTGGTTTCTGGTCCCAGGCCAACTGCTCCTGTGGTCTCAATGGTTCAAACAGCTCCCCCACTTGCACGTTCAGTAAGTGCAGCTGGCCGGTTGGGTCCTGATCCCTCACTTACCACTCATAGTTATGTTCCTCAATCCTACAGAAATGCTATCATGGGGAACATTGCGACCTCAACTACTGCCAGTCTGACCCATCCTAGCACCTCAAGTTCAGGAGTAAACCCATCTCCTAGCTATTCTCAACCATCTTCCTTGGTGTCATCATCAATGTTTTTATCCCAGAACTCTGATAGAATGGAAACTAATGGAGTCCAGTCTGGCGTTCCCTTTGGCAGGAGAACAAATGATGTTTTACAGAATGGTCCCCAGTGGATTGAAAGTTCTCAAAGAGAATCATTCAGAAGCATGCAGTATGATCAGCCCTCTGGTCTTAATGGTGATCAAAGCCACGACATTTACAGGCCACTACACAGTAGATCTATGGGCAACATGTTAACTGAGTTCCCAGCCTGCACATCCGGGCGTCAGAATCAAGCGTTGGTGGATGAGTTCCCCCACCTTGATATCATAAATGACCTGCTTGATGATGAACACAGCATTGGGAAGACGTCCAGGACAAGTTTGGGATTTGAGTCTTTGGGTAATGGGTTCCATTCTCTAAATCGACAATTCAGCTTTCCTGGAGACTTGGATGCAAATGATGATCTTGGATCCTCAACCAGTTCTTGCAGGCTCGAACGATCACAAAGTTACCATCATGATCATGGATTCCGAGGAGGCTATACCTCATCTCATGGACATTTTGAGTCACCGAGGGATTACATCCCACAAGTCAGTAGCGTGCCTTATGTCAATGGACAGGTTGACGGATTGATTCCAAACCAATGGCAGGTGGCTGGTTCTGATCTATTATATGCAGGCATGAGAAATACAGAGAATAATGGCTACCCATACTATACAGATTACTCAAATATGGCATGTGGTGTCAATGGTTATACTGTATCCAGGCCTTCGAATGGTCCTTAG